In Osmerus mordax isolate fOsmMor3 chromosome 27, fOsmMor3.pri, whole genome shotgun sequence, the sequence TCTATCTAacaaggtggtggtggtagtgatGTACGTCTTATGTGCATCCTCTGTGTCCAGGTTTCTCAAAGGGCCCCGGCGTTACTCCATAGAACCTCCAGGCTGGCACACAGCCAAACTCAAGGCCAAAGCCAGGCCCAGAGTCTCTTCAGCTTGAAGGGGCTTGTGGCAGCCCAGAAGTTCTCCAAGGGACTTAGGGTGAAGATGAAACAAGCCCATACCATTAGCCCAGACCCACAGCATTCAATCGATCATCAGTTTCCTAACATTTGAATGTTTAGCATCATTTACATGACACATTCCAATTTACAGTAGTTGATGGTACATTTTTTAAAGATCTTTCCTTTGTGTTCTCAGGAACGTGCAGCATTAAAACTAGCGGAAAGGAAGGCCACAATGAGAAAAACTACAATCATAGTTCAGGAACAGGTCTTTGAACCCAcctaccccccacacacacaaacaaaaaccagTCTGCACACAATACAAAATTTAGCAATAGTACAATAGTAGTATTTTGTCTCTGCCACTCTAGATTCCTGATGGCTCCGCCCAGCCCGCAGAGCACTTTCCTTACACAGTGATCTCTTCCATGATCCAGGACTTCTTGTCATCGCGGCTGGAAGGCTTGCCCTACAATGCCCCCTGTAGTGGAACGCTGGCCAAGGTGCTAAGTGAGGAGGTGAAGAATCTGGTGAGGACCATGTGTCCTGCCCGCTACAGGCTGGTGTGTACTGTGGCTCTGGGTCAATCGGGGCTGGACGGTCAACAGGGGGATAGGGGGTTGCTGCTGGCTAGCCGTTGTCTTTGGGACCCCCACACTGATACATGCGTTTCACACACATTCCGGAACCAGGAGATGTTCTGTACCATTGATGTGTTTGCTGTGTACTTTGAATAAAATACCTTAAGTCACTCAGAAAATAGATAAAGCTGACCAATTGTAAAACAAGGTCATCATCGAGTAGGTTACCATAGATTATTAATCTCTTGGTATGTTAAAACGTCTAAAATACTTAATGAACACGATCATACATTTTCATTTCAATATAATTTCTTTTAAAAAGATTACAAGCAtgagttagtgagtgtgtgtgtgtgtgtgtgacatgtacagtatgtgtggcaAGGTTTTTGCTTTTAAATAACTGAGCAACATGCCACAAAAAgcataataaaacacaggacaaatACTTAAGTTATTGTAAAATTATATTAACGAGCCATCTTTCCtcaatttaaaataaaataaaaaaataaaggcaACATAGGACAGAAGTGTATAATGCTTAATGCTCACAGAAAATTAAAAGAAATTCCATCACATTTAAAAGACTGCCGCTAAAGTTTATAATATAATGCCTACTATAATCAGTTCAGAAAACGTTGACGTCTTATTAACTGAGGCAATATACACAGTCATAGTCTGTATCAAAATATTAAAAATGAGGAACGGGGCAAAAGGTACAAACAAAAAGTCAGAGGAAATATGACCAATATGACGTTACTATGGGATACTCTCATTGCCATCTGATTGTGaacaaataggaaaacacagaaTGAGGCTACaatgatggagagaaagagcacaGGGTGTTAAGCACAGGCAGGTAAGAGTCTATACACCACATCTTTAAAGCAGGTGTCCACAGAAAGGAGCATTGCTAGGTAGTATGTTGTAGACAGATCTCAGCATTCATGCATTTCCTTGGTATGCTGATGTTTGGTTTCCCTTGACAGAAAAGATCAGTCTCGACTGATTAAATAAAAGCAATGCAACTAACTAACAATAATAATTGTGTTGCTTCACAAAATaacccccaaacacactcccTATCCACGTCATActgtcaaaggattctgttttaCATATTAAAAACCAATTGAGGACTTAAAATCTCAGATCCTCagacagaaaaaaataaaaatacttttccCTTAAAACATGGCAGAATTGTGGGTTGGGAACTGAAAAGGTACATCTGAAAGATCACAGGCAGATTCTGAACATCGTGTCTTCTGACTTTGGAGACACTATATGTGGCTGAAAACAAAACATGGAGGAGAGTTCACAATATGCATATGCACACTCACCAATGTTTAAGTGGCAAAAGCGGAAACATTTTCTGCACAAGTTGCACCACGAAGCAATAAAAGCACAGAGGTAAACATGAACCTTTTTCTTTGCTTTGTGAAAAAAGTTTCTGCAGAGATCTCAAAAACATTGTGTATGTTATTTTTCAGTAGCTGGTTCCGTCACACTTGGGCGATGTGACAAACGAAATAATTGTCCTTCATT encodes:
- the LOC136936721 gene encoding dynein light chain Tctex-type 5-like isoform X1 produces the protein MDRSRERKSSNTAIKEVSQRAPALLHRTSRLAHSQTQGQSQAQSLFSLKGLVAAQKFSKGLRERAALKLAERKATMRKTTIIVQEQIPDGSAQPAEHFPYTVISSMIQDFLSSRLEGLPYNAPCSGTLAKVLSEEVKNLVRTMCPARYRLVCTVALGQSGLDGQQGDRGLLLASRCLWDPHTDTCVSHTFRNQEMFCTIDVFAVYFE
- the LOC136936721 gene encoding dynein light chain Tctex-type 5-like isoform X2; this encodes MDRSRERKSSNTAIKEVSQRAPALLHRTSRLAHSQTQGQSQAQSLFSLKGLVAAQKFSKGLRERAALKLAERKATMRKTTIIVQEQDFLSSRLEGLPYNAPCSGTLAKVLSEEVKNLVRTMCPARYRLVCTVALGQSGLDGQQGDRGLLLASRCLWDPHTDTCVSHTFRNQEMFCTIDVFAVYFE